The Labilibaculum sp. sequence AAAATTAAACCAATCGATTCCTTTCAATATACCGGAGGTACCAATTATTCCTTCTCTAAATCAGTAAAATTAACTGCTGAATATTATCACAAATTATCACGCAACACTCTGGAATTCAGCGATGAATACTTTTTTCAAAATGTGAGTGCCGACTGGGAAAGTATAGTAGAGGCAGGAAAATCGTGGAGCAATGGCTTGGAGATTAATCTGAGTAAAAGCAATGGCAAAACTACAGGAAATATGGCATACACATTTTCCAAATCGTTTGTGAAATATCCGGAAATAAATGGTGGAAAAACATTTGCTTCTCCTTACGATCGCCGTCACGATTTCTCTTTCCTACTCAACCAAAAATTAAGTAAAAAAATTGATTTTACCCTTGCCTGGATGTATGGAAGTGGCCTGCCTGCGACACTTTCTTCAACAAATATAAGTTCTATTTCACCCTATTATCCGGGAGAAATTTCTTCAACGCCAATTTTTTCTCATCGAAATAGGTTTCGGCTGCCGGATTATCACAGAATGGATTTCTCAATCAATTTTAGAAAATTTAAGAAACATGGAATAAGAACATGGAATATTAGTATCAACAATGTGTACAACAGAAAAAATGCAAATTACGTCTCCATAAGTGAAACCCGAAACGAATTTGGCACTACCAATTACAGCTTAAAGCAAATTAGTTTGTTCGCTTTTCTACCAAGTGTAAGTTATTCCTATAAATTTTAAGAAAAGATATTATGAAGTATCAATTACTTTTTCTCAATATTTGCCTGCTGTTTTTTCATTTTTCCTGCGAAAAAGAACTTCAAGTTCCCATTCCTGAAGAGGAACCGAAATTGGTTGTCAATTCGTTGCTTGGAGCAGATAGTTTACTCCGGGTTCATGTAAGCAAAAGTTCAGTTTTTCAGGAACAATATACCAATACTACTTTGTCTGATGCCAACATCATCATAAAAAAAAACAATCAGTTGTTAGGAAAAATGAAACATGAAAACGATGGATGGTATTCCTTAAATTCATATGCAGTAACAGCTGGTAATTCCTATCAAATTGAAGTTTCGCATCCTGATTTGGAAACTGCTGAATCTGCAACCAAAACATTACGAAAAGTTCCAATTACCAGTCTTTCTTATCAAATTAAGGAAGAAGGTAAACTGGAATTTACATTTCAATTTGATGATACAGCATTGCAGGAAAATTATTACATGATTCTGCTAAAAGCATATAATGGAATTTCTTTCTCAGATATAAATTTTTATAGCGATAACATTATTTTCAATGGCAATTTATCCGAAAATTCAATTGGAATACAGCAAAATATGCTTCGTGGCAGTCACACTTTCTCCGATGAAAATATTGACGGAGAAAATTGCAGCATTTCGATATATGCTTTCAATGAATTATTTAATAATTCAGAAGTAAATCAGCAATACAAATTGGAATTGTACCACATTACATCCGATTACTTCAAGTATGAACGTTCATTAACCGCTTATTACAATCGTGATGACTTACCTTTTTACAAGAAGGTAAATCTTCATTCCAACGTTAATTGCGGCTATGGAATTTTTACCTCATATGCTGTTGATTCAAAAACAATAACTACAACCGGTCAAATGCAAATTATAAAAGCAGAAAACCAACAAGCTGCAGCCATGTGCCTGTTGCAAAGGAATTCAAGAAAACGATCTGAAATTTAAAAAGAAGTAAGAACAGAAAAAGAATCAATTATTTGTTTCATCTGTTTATAATTTTCTTGTTACTATCAGATGAAACTTACCATTCGTAAATAATCATGTTTGATTGTATCTTGATAATTATTTACTCATGGACGTTTCATTTTACTTAATTACGCATAACTTTTATGCGTAAACTTTAATGTAATAGGTTCAACTAAATTATGAAAATCTTCATACGAAAGCATAATAAGCTCTGTATGAGTTCCTGCATTAAACACGATATCATCGTCTTCAACTAAACTTTCAGCCACATAAACCTCCAGTCCATATAAATTTCCAAACGGAGGCATAGCTCCCACTTCACATTGTGGAAATATATCTTTAAAATCTTGCTCATGCGCCAGCTCTACCTTTTTACAACCCAGCATTTGTTTTAATAAATCAAAGTCAATCAAATAAGATGCGGGCAGAACAGCCATACACATCCTTCCATCTACCTTAATCATTACTGTTTTTGCAAGCA is a genomic window containing:
- a CDS encoding DUF4249 domain-containing protein, which gives rise to MKYQLLFLNICLLFFHFSCEKELQVPIPEEEPKLVVNSLLGADSLLRVHVSKSSVFQEQYTNTTLSDANIIIKKNNQLLGKMKHENDGWYSLNSYAVTAGNSYQIEVSHPDLETAESATKTLRKVPITSLSYQIKEEGKLEFTFQFDDTALQENYYMILLKAYNGISFSDINFYSDNIIFNGNLSENSIGIQQNMLRGSHTFSDENIDGENCSISIYAFNELFNNSEVNQQYKLELYHITSDYFKYERSLTAYYNRDDLPFYKKVNLHSNVNCGYGIFTSYAVDSKTITTTGQMQIIKAENQQAAAMCLLQRNSRKRSEI
- a CDS encoding YbaK/EbsC family protein encodes the protein MPIRKLKEFLDERHIKYVTIRHSSAYTAQQIAASAHIPGKMLAKTVMIKVDGRMCMAVLPASYLIDFDLLKQMLGCKKVELAHEQDFKDIFPQCEVGAMPPFGNLYGLEVYVAESLVEDDDIVFNAGTHTELIMLSYEDFHNLVEPITLKFTHKSYA